The proteins below come from a single Triticum aestivum cultivar Chinese Spring chromosome 5D, IWGSC CS RefSeq v2.1, whole genome shotgun sequence genomic window:
- the LOC123124757 gene encoding UDP-glycosyltransferase 90A1-like, with the protein MYIWRYRPPHPFQGAEAEQRSMAPSAALPCDDAGRELPHVAIFPFMARGHTIPLTHLAHLLLRRRLATVTFFTTPGNAAFVRAALPDGVDVVELPFPDGDGHSSQGAENVEGVASASSFAAFTETTTALRPRFEEALAAMRPPATLLVADAFLYWTGESAGALGVPRLSFLGTSAFAHVMREAFVRDKPGCGPPQCDATGGATGTYTVPEFPHVQFLLADIPPLPLPAIVLDAKMAMAVVGSRGVIMNTFHHLESSYIDHWDQHVGPRAWPIGPLCLARQPSFTVVDEVHNAKHSWLRWLDEKAAAGQSVLFVALGTLLAVSDEQLKEVARGLEDAQVNFLWAVRSDDSADLGIGFHERVQGRGVVTEGWVDQPAILQHDCVKGFLSHCGWNSVLESVCAGVPLAVWPMMFDQPLNAKLVVDELKVGVRVRSTRGLVKGEEVSRAVREIMLGDTRASAAKNAAVLAGHAQHAMSAGGSSWKMVEEMISELSGQPTDKASTAHVGGK; encoded by the coding sequence ATGTATATATGGCGCTACAGACCACCACATCCATTCCAAGGCGCTGAAGCAGAGCAGAGAAGCATGGCTCCTAGTGCTGCCCTTCCATGTGATGATGCCGGTCGTGAGCTCCCTCACGTTGCCATCTTCCCGTTCATGGCGAGAGGCCACACCATCCCGCTCACCCACCTGGCGCACCTCCTACTACGCCGGCGCCTCGCCACCGTGACCTTCTTCACTACCCCAGGCAACGCGGCCTTCGTACGCGCGGCTCTGCCCGACGGCGTCGACGTGGTCGAGCTCCCGTTCCCGGACGGGGACGGGCACTCTTCGCAGGGTGCGGAGAACGTCGAGGGTGTTGCGTCGGCGTCGTCCTTCGCCGCCTTCACAGAGACCACGACGGCGCTGCGACCGCGCTTCGAGGAGGCGCTCGCGGCCATGCGTCCCCCCGCCaccctgctcgtcgccgacgcgttCCTGTACTGGACCGGAGAGTCGGCCGGCGCGCTCGGCGTCCCGAGGCTGTCGTTCCTGGGAACATCCGCGTTCGCGCACGTGATGCGGGAGGCGTTCGTGCGCGACAAGCCAGGATGTGGGCCTCCGCAGTGCGACGCTACGGGCGGCGCCACGGGCACCTACACGGTGCCGGAGTTCCCTCATGTCCAGTTCCTGCTGGCCGATATCCCTCCGCTGCCCCTGCCGGCGATAGTCCTCGACGCAAAGATGGCGATGGCTGTCGTCGGGAGCCGCGGTGTGATCATGAACACCTTCCACCACCTCGAGAGCAGCTACATCGATCACTGGGACCAGCACGTCGGGCCCAGGGCCTGGCCCATCGGCCCGCTCTGCCTAGCCCGGCAACCTTCTTTCACCGTCGTCGACGAAGTCCATAACGCCAAGCACTCATGGCTGCGGTGGCTGGACGAGAAGGCAGCCGCCGGCCAGTCCGTGCTCTTCGTCGCCCTCGGGACGCTGTTGGCGGTGTCGGACGAGCAGCTCAAGGAGGTGGCGCGAGGGCTGGAAGACGCCCAGGTGAACTTCCTGTGGGCCGTGCGGTCAGACGATAGTGCTGACCTCGGCATAGGATTCCACGAGCGCGTCCAAGGTAGGGGGGTGGTAACGGAAGGGTGGGTGGACCAACCGGCAATCCTCCAGCACGACTGTGTGAAAGGATTCCTAAGCCACTGCGGATGGAACTCGGTGCTGGAGAGCGTGTGCGCCGGCGTGCCATTGGCGGTGTGGCCGATGATGTTTGACCAACCTCTCAACGCGAAGCTCGTCGTTGATGAACTTAAGGTCGGTGTCAGGGTCAGGTCCACCAGGGGGTTGGTCAAGGGCGAGGAGGTTTCGAGGGCGGTGAGGGAGATAATGTTAGGGGACACAAGGGCGTCGGCGGCGAAGAACGCGGCGGTTTTGGCGGGGCACGCACAACACGCCATGTCCGCAGGTGGTTCGTCGtggaaaatggtggaggagatgaTTAGCGAGCTGTCTGGGCAGCCGACAGACAAGGCTAGCACGGCACACGTTGGTGGCAAgtaa